The region aataaaaaaaaatgtgTCCCCAACTGATCATCATGTCATATGTGTTTTTCATATTGTCCTCTTCTAAATATTTGTTTGACTTTTGAATTATTTGTTTCTTATAATTATAAGTTCCAATTGAATTATTtacttgttttttttttgtgCTAATACTATGATAACTTTCCTTTAGGTTTAGCTCTGATCCTGAAACATCAATGGGCCTAGTGCAGCATGAAGGAGGCCCCTGTGGCGTTTTGGCAACTATACAAGTAATGGCTACATTTTTCAGTATTGCTTTTTTATGGCACTCTATCTATTTTTCAAAActgtttaataaagtccctacTTCAAGTGATGTGAGATCCCTATTTGGTTCTTATGTCTTCACTCCTGTAGGGACATTCTGGATAGCCAGCCAATCTAATAGTGACCATCAAGGTCTCTAAACCTTCGAGACTGTTTTCAATGGTTTTGACCGTTCGGACATGATTGATTTCAAAGTGAAACTATAGTTGCTAAATGAGTATGGCAGCCTATTAAATATTAACAACTGATTTTACATTTTATGTAATTTGTGTCTTTCATCTTCCTTTTGTGTTTTTTCTTGTGTTAAACAATATCTGGCTTTGCTCATTCATTGTTTTCCACATTTTCACCATAATAATGTAGAACTCCTTGCTTTATTAAGAAAGTAAGACTTTTCTGTAGCGTGTTTGTTCATGTGTGGGCATTTTTGTTATTTccactttatttatttcttctACAATATACAATATAAGTGCCAGATTATTCTTTTCGTTCTACATTGATTTTGCTTGTTTTTCCCTTTAACTTTTCAGGCATTTGTGCTCAAATACATTATTTTCTTCAGTAATGAATTATCACGCGTTCCACAGAATCGGGGTCTGGGCGTGTCAAGTAAAAGTCACTCTGTTCCATCATATAATATTTCTTCACTCACTGAAGATGTAAAAGTAAGGTGATTAACTTTTTCCTGATCAGTTTTTTGTGTATACCTAggtaaaaataatattaattgTAATAAAACAATAAACTTCCATTGCTTGTACTTTGTACTTCATCCTATCAATTTCTTTGATTTCAAATACTCAGTTTTCTTGTTATCATGAACATGAACGTAATTTGATTAAATTAGGTGTCTTTTTTTTTCCGAGTGACACAATATAGTTTTTCTTCAACAGATTTGTTCCAATTATGTTTCTTTCAATCATTTTCAATCTGTATTGAGTTCTTTGTTCATTAATTATATTTCATTTACAGTAGGCTGTTTTAGTTTCTCACTAACAACATTGAGTCAGAACTTACTCTATTTATCAATGTTTTGTTCAAGCTGTGCATTTGCTGTAGACAAGTTTTTCCTACACTTGTCTGGAATCTTTAAGATATTTGATCATCAAAAATCTTTTAAAATGTGGTGATTTTGGTGATTCTGTTATTAGAATGTTTTCTTTTCATTTTACAAGGCATTTTTTGAGTGACTGTGAAGCTCATCATCCCTATTTTTTTGAGTGACTATGAAGCTCAACATCCTTAATTATTTGAACAGAATCACTATTTGGGAATTCTTGGTAGAAACATTTCCTGTTAGTAACAAACAATTTAACCTAACAAGGTGACGAAAATTCCCGAAGAATTATTTACCCCCAGAGAATTCCTAAATTATAAATCAACCTTTATTTTACCTATGAGGCATTAAAATGGAATGGCTAGTGGCTGGTGTATACCAATCTAGAAAGCATCAGATGCAGAATAAACTTTTTTGTGTAGTCCATTTTCCTTGGTGACTGAACATTGATGGCATACTTGAGTCCAGCTTATATGCTACACGGGCTTTATTTATTTGCCtgttttattaattaatttaattaaatgTCGAATATAGTATGAACACAAGTTTGTGTGTTTATTAGTGTATTGTGTACATTAAATTTCAAACAGCCTAAAAATTTAGATCCTTTCCTACTCAATGTCCTTCTACGCGCTTCTCTGGTCTTTAATGTTGGTAGGTGTATTCTTTCATATATGCTACACTCATCATATATTTCTCTTTATTGATTTCTCGGCAGAGCCCTTGTAAGAAGTATGGgtgaaattttatttttatgtgGAAGTAATAAAAGGGCCGTGATTGCAACTTTGAGTATTCCGGGGAATGATATTCAACGTTTTGAAGGAATCTCAGAGGATGAGGTACCTTCTTATTTGTGCTGATAATATTAGTTATTTGTGCAACATCTTGTTGGCAACAGATGGATGTGAATTTCCTATCTTGTTACCGATGTCTTCTACCATGATTCTCCGATGACATTATTATCTGTTGTGCTGAGTCTTGTCCTTTACAATAAGCAGGTTGTTGCAAACTCACTTAAAGCTCTTTCTATTGAATCTTCCTTGGATCTGCTGAAAGTTCTTAGAGTTGAAATTCACACGTCAGAAGCAACTGCTTTGCAGAGGCTTGAAGCAAGTATTCCTTTATTCCAAAGTCGTATGGGGGCATTGCTCTTCCTAATCTCTGCTTTACTTTCTCGTGGACTGGTACGTTTTCTTACTCAATCTTTGCTATCTATTTCACATCAGAGTGTTGCCTCTGTCTTCTGAAATTTGTCATGCTTCTACCTAAAAGGAATTAATTATTTGTTTGTGACTCAATGTGTGGTATATTTTTGCAAGAATATTAGAATTTCGCTGTATGATTATGGAAACTTTTTTATTAGGTTTGCTTGTGTTTTGTACTTTCATTTGCTTCTATAGGAATTTCATGCAATGATTGAAAAGTAGTATATGAACATTTTGTTTATCTAAGTTATTTGCATAGTTGATGCGATGTAGTTTGCGTTAATTCAGATTATTTTCTCTATAAGCACTCTCATAAAAAGATATATTCGCAGAAACTTGCAAGAACTGAGGTTTTTAAACAAACAACTTAACATATGAGTTGAAATCAGCTTCTCCATTACAATTTTTCATAAGCTCTTTGATTTAACTTCTCCATAATAAACATATTTGAAGCTCATAAAGACTTTCCCATAAGTGAAGAACCATAAACTTATATTAATTAAGAAGATGTTGTAAGTTAGAAGCTAATCCAAATAGGGCTTTTATATTTGAATGTAAGGTTTAAAGTTGCCTGTATATTAGGATGCCAACAGTGAGCCAAGCAAACACGTGCTGTTGTGTGTTAGAAATTCCATCATCGTGGTCCACCCCTAGTCGTCCAATTGCGGCATTTGGCTTGCCCTCATTGCAGCCTCCAACATCTTCATCGTGTTGGGTTTGAAGGGGTGAATTTAGTCCCACATTACTTAGAGATATGGTCTGTGTAGTGTTTATAAAGTTTGGTCAACCCTCACCTTACAAGTcggttttgtagggatgagttagaCCCAGCCCACACGTTCTAAGATTGTGGCTTGAATTAGCTTATATTTTTGAAACTCAATGTCATTCCCCACCCCTAAACCCATTTCATGGTTATTATTTTTTGAGACCTTGGATATTGTCTTGAGCTCCTGGAGCGACTTGACCCAATTGGGTCTGGATTCTGGAAATGGTGGATGCTCATTGTTTGCGACAATTGTGTCACTTTTGACTCGAAATTAGCTATATTAAGAATGTGGATAATAATTGTGGCAGCACCTTCATTGTTTATTAAGCTTGAGGAGTAGTTCAGAGTTAGGGATTTTCTGGCAAGTAACTGTTTTAAGAATGTCCGACTGGACTCTGTTTAGAAATTGTTTTAGAAAAGCTTAACCTGCCAAAAAAGCTTATTCTATAAGGACTCTGTTGAAATCATAGGGATTGGATGGAAAACTAAAAAGGGATGTATATTTTACCAATAGGGCACTGAACGATTGTGATTTTGTGATGATAGACACTTGCTAAATACTGCTATTTATTCTAAAGAACCAATAAGCAGACTGAAATTGTATAAAAATAAAAATGCAGAGGAATTTGCTATATTGGGAGCTCTGTTGTAGAAGACACCACGGTCATCTGTCATGCTAGTAATAGTGGATGGTATTTTATACCGTGTTGAAATATGGAATGGAAAACCGAGAGAATATATTTTAGTTTAGTGATGTATTTCTAAATAAATATTATGTTGTGATAATAAACACCAACATTATGATCCTATTTATGCTATTTTTCTAGGTCAATTATAAGAAATACAAATATTCAACCAGATCCATCAAAAGTTAGTTAGAATTTATAATTTTTTAAGGATTTCAAAGTTTGTGGTCTAACGTCACAATCAATACCAAGTTGATTCAATAGCACAAATCCGGTGTCTAATTACATATTCTCCTGACATTTATGGTCTACAAAATGTCTTGGAAACTAGGATGACAATGTTTCTTTCCCTGTAAAGCTTAAATTAGCTTGGGTGGTTGAGTATCAGTATCATGCTAGATGGATTTCCTTGTTCACGTTATAAATTGTGTTGATGTTGTAATTTATAAGCCTTTGTTGTTCAAAGCTGTTGTAGGGCAATGGAGCAGTTGTTACCACTTACCAGCACCTATAGTCCCATACTTTTAAAGTTTAAACTTTGAGTTCTTTCACTGTTTTTTTAGAAATTTTAGGTCTTTCACTTTCTACACCTCATAACATTTAAAATGGTAAATTAGATGTCATAAATTGCAAAGGGTAACTGAATTTACACTGGTTGTTATCATGTCTTTAAAAAGTTCTCCAATTAATGTATGCAATATTTTTCTTTCCTCTAGGATTTGGTTCAAAGTGACAGGGATGATCCCAGCCTACCATTGGTTACTGCTCCTTTTGGGCATGCCTCCCAGGTAATTGAAAAATGCCGCCGTTTTTTTATGTTTTAAATTCAGTTCATTATAAATTAATTTTAGAATGACATTTGTCTTTTTCTACAAATCTTGTTCAGGAAATTGTAAACCTACTGCTCTGTGGGCAGGCTGTCGCAAATGTATTTGATGGAAGGATGGATTTAGGTGGAGGAATGTTTCTGAAAGGTATATCCCGAAATGTAGAAGTTGGCTTTCTCACCCTGCTAGAATCCCTGAATTTCTGCAAGGTTGGTCAGTTTCTGAAAACCCCGAAATGGCCTATATGGGTTGTTGGGAGTGAATCCCATTACACAGTGTTGTTTGCTCTTGATCCCACCGTTCAAAACGAGAATGAATTGGAAGGAAGGGAAACACAGATCCGCAAAGCTTTTGATGCACAAGATCAAAGTGGAGGTGGTGGCTTCATTAGTGTGGAGGGGTTCCATCAAGTCGTCAGAGAAACAAATATCAAACTTCCACAAGAGAAACTAGATAACCTTTGCAGTGCAGGGTTCATTGTATGGAGTGAATTCTGGCAGGTAATTTTGGACTTAGACAAAAGCTTGGGAGGTTTGAAAGATTCATCAGGATTGATGGGTAAGAAGGTCTTTGATCTTTTCCATTTTAACGGAATCGCAAAATCAGATTTGAATGGCAGTCAAGTAAGTTTTGGGGGTGAAACTCCACTGCAAAGACCCAGGCTGACAAAATTAAGTGTCTCAGTTCCCCCAAGGTGGACACCTGAGGAATTTATGGCAGATGTGCAAGGTCCATCTGTGTCTGGTACAAGTGACTCTGCTGGGAAGGACACTGAGGTATCTAAACCAGAGCCTGTTCAGCATGCGCCTTTGGTTGACTGCGTAAGGACACGCTGGCCACGTGCTGTCTGCAACTGGTCGGGTGATCCTCCTAGTATAGTCTGAAAGACACGTAAATGGGATGAGCTGGGGAATGGAAACACAATTGGTTCAGCAAAGCCATCATGAAAAGAGGTGATGAAGCTTTCATGTTTTACTTTGATATAAGGAGGAGGTAAAATCTCCAGATTCTCTACAAACTGTGCAGCCGATATATGATGTGGATTAATGTATTTTCAATTTTCTGTTCGATTTTGTCATGACATTCAAAGAGTGCGGGAAAGGAGGGGTGTGTGGTAATATTTATCTTCAAGCCTACTTGTAAAATCAATTTAAATGTATTATTGTCAATTAGGAAGTGTCTTAGTTGTTGGGATTTGTTATTAATAAACGTGGATTCTATTCTTGTTCTGTTTTAGTTGTTGTAATATAGTATTTTTATCGGGCTTGGCTTCTGAATAGAGGAAATGAATATTTCATAATGCTATTATTTTAGTATCTTGTGCAACATCTCTCCCTCCTTCTGATGATCAGCATAAAATGTCATTGGGTTATGAACCTGCATTTAGCATTTAAATAGTGTGACTtctatctatataatatattaaatttaAGTCGTGATTTATTTTATTAACAAATCATCTTCTAACTTGTCAAATCAATTATGTTGTACTCTTTAAAATATTACAATTTAAAACTTATAATACTCATTTTACTATGATACATGATGTGTAATGTTTCATTCAtaaaatctaaaataaaaaaCTACATTTTTATATTTCActaaaattgtaaataactttTTAATAAAAGAATAATCATTCATATTTAACGTTTTAATTTTTTTATGACAATGCTTAAAATAAAATAGTCATACAATGTTTTTAAGcttaattattaatttttaaattacATGTCATGGAAGAATAATAGTTCATATTTAACCATTTTGTCATGGAAGAATAATAGATCATATTTAACCATTTAAACCTATAGTAAAAGAACTTTTATGAGAATGTTTAAAATAAAATAGTcatataatatttttaaatttaattataaCTTTTAAATAGACATTTATTCAAAACATTCTTAgaatataaataaaatatgaCAAAATTTTATGCACTTATTTTACacttttaattttaattttaatcttTTATCTTGTATTTCCATGATTCTAACATATTTCttattaatttaaaattatatattttttttattttctccATCTTATTGTCTTAATAGTAAAAAGTTTGTAATAGAAAAATAAAATTCTATCATAACTAATACTACTTAAATAAAAGTTAAATATAATTCGTGATTCAAATTACgattaattaattattaatataaaatattttatattattgaTGAATATTTGCTAAATTCTTTGTCCTTTATTTTTAATATTAAGAAGAGTTGAAAAATTACACTCACCTCCTCCCATAAAATTTATTAAATGATATTAATATCTTCTATAATAGTAAAACATACGCTACTCTTTTTTATGTTTTTATAAAATAGACAAACATCTTCTAATTAactaattaaaaaataataatatatatatatatatatatgaggAATTTATATCAAAAAGTTTTTGGTTAGATATGTCAATTTTTTTGTAATGTGTTAATGAAAAAGATTTTTTTTTCTAGTTGATAAAAATTTAAGAAGAAACGATCCATTAAGACAATCTAATTCGAAGACTCAATTCATAATTTGTCATGTCTAAAGATGACGAATTGGTAAACCTTTACAAAGTTTCTTAATGTCGGTGTCACTATTCTTAAAGCCATGTGATGAATTCACACCGCAATTTACAACGCggaaacaaaaataaaaaatatccATCCTCAATGGGATTTGCCAAAAGAATAAGGAAACCCTCTAGAAGTATTTTGATCAATTCACAAAATTGGAAGTGGATGTAGACGGATCCAACAATGGGGTGAAATGTTGGATCTTCGGAAAAAATATTCATGACTAACAACATGTTTTATAAGAAGCTATGGCTAGAGGGCTCAGGGAGCCCAAACATATATTAATTATGATGAGAAGTTGTTAGCCTAAGATATAGAAAGAAATATATTCATGACTAACAACATGTTTTATAAGAAGCTATGGCTAGAGGGCTCAGGGAGCCCAAACATATATTAATTATGATGAGAAGTTGTTAGCCTAAGATATAGAAAGAAATAAAGGGTCGAGGAACCCAACGAATTATCGACCTGACGGGGAGAAATATTCACACCAGGGGCCACGATTCAAGTTCTCTCATTTTACACCCCTCTCAACACATCAAGGATTTGTTTACATGAGTGTTCCAACATTGAATTAAAAAGGCCAGGGTAAGAATCTAACCCTATTAAAGAATCTATTGGACAAACATGTCGAAGTTTTTCCATTTCCACAAGAGCCATAAATACAACACGGTGAATTCCTCAATCTGAAAAACACAATCGAATAACTAATTAAGAAGGGGAGATTAGGCGGATATTCCCAAGTTGATGGAATGAAAAATGATCTTGAAACGAAAAGAGGTTCCCTTATGGAGTCTAGAAGGAGAATCGATCTTCCACGTAGAAAACAGTCCCCCCCCCCCCCGAGACAAATCATCACAAAAGAAGATAATTAAAGTCATGAAGAAGGCCAAGAAGGGTAAGGATGACAAAAACAATGAAAAAGAAGTTAGGAGAGGAAAACAACCATTCATATTTTCCGTTATAGGGGCTATAACTTCACTACATATATCACTGGGGGGTTCCCTCACCCGAAGACCCTGTCGAAGGGGACCGTGAAGAGAAAGATCGTTGGGATAATGTTAGTGGATAAGAAAGGATAAATTTTATTTGGAGAGAAACTAAAAGACTCATCCTAGGGTTCAATGACATCAAGAATGTATATGACATTCCCAACAAGATCTTCCCCTTGGTAATAACGACAACCATGGCTAATTTTGATGTCTTGAGAATCCTCATTGATAAAGAAGGATTATGCAATATTATGTATGCAGATCTCTTTGAGAAGTTGGGCTTGAGAAAAGAGAATATGTCACCCTATATAGGCTCTCACATACAATATTTCAACGACAATGACCAGTCCTTGGGGTTTTGTAGAACTCATGGTCACCTTCGGGGAGGGAATGGATGCCCAAAAATTAGATCTACAGTTTTTGGTGCTCCAATGTAAAAGCGTCTACAATTTCACTTAAGGAGACCTTTCTCTGGGAATTTTGACATTGTGGCCTCTCTCGTCCACTTAAAGATGAAGTACCATAACTACATGATGAACAAATGACTATATGTTTTGACCCAACATGAGTATAACACATATATAAGGCCTTGAAGCGCAATCGGGATGCAACATTCATTGAATAAAAGGATAAGAACCCCTAGAAATCAATTTTGTTGATCTTATCGGGTGGTTATAAATGACCATAATCAATCACCAGACCTCGAAACTAGGATGTGAAAGCAGGTAAGAAGCAATACATCTCGATTTAAGAAATGCATGCGTAGGTTATCAAAGGACGACACCAAATGTCTATCACAACAAGGTACATGGCATGATATGAAGAGAGAAAGATCTACCTTAAACATTTTGTAAGATGAAGCACCAATTATCAGCAAGGAGACATTGGATCATGAAAATCCAACCTCACAAGCTAACCCAACACCATGAAGATCTGCTGCAGGGAACTCCTTTCCCACCAAGAAAGAGGTACCGAATTAAAGGAATCACAGTTAAGTCGCTTTCACTAGGTATTTTTTTCCAGTTTTAAGTGGAAGTATCAAATAGGCAATTGAAGCGGATTTTGGAGAAGACAATGGTAGCCTCAAGAAAAGATTGATAAACTAAATTGGATGATGCCCTATGGACATACAAAATCACCTTCAAAAGattgatacttcaaagcactttttctagccgaacgggtgaatttttccttgcgttaaccggttaaccatatgcgttaaccggttaacactgtttgaaaacttttagaaaattcttttctgccttgcgttaaccggttaaccatatgcgttaaccggttaacactgttgaaaaatttcttggaaaactgttttccgccttgcgttaaccggttaaccaaatgcgttaaccggttaacactgtttgaaaatctcaaaaaatttatttcgcattccgttaaccggttaaccatatgcgttaaccggttaacactgttccaaaaatgttttagaaggctgtattcagtttctcgttaaccggttaaccatacgcgttaaccggttaacattgttcggaaaagtgtttagaacgcacaactcttgtgcagtcaaaccccaaatcgcataactctctgacaacacaacccttgtgccgtcactaaccctgatgcaccaatttcagaccgtcaaacacatctcgattgttaattcagtatgattgatcaacacgtcattgcttcaccatactaatgtaggatcaagaagcaaatgaccattgatcgcttggggttggggttgctcttggaagtgagcaacgttttaagtttggggttggggtactagagaatatgatccaaaataaataaaaaaagtgttgtgaaaaagaagtggaaaaagtcacttcttcaaaaaaaatgaaagaatgagaaaagaaaaagaatgtTATTGTAAGAAGGATCACAAATCTCTAGTACTAACAAAAAGGTATGATGAATGAAGGAGAACTAAGAACCTAACTTCGACTTTCTTAGATATATCTTACTTaacataagccaagttacaaACTAGAAAGCCCTCTAATGTGTGTGTTGTGATCTCTTTGGTGAACTTTTTTAGAACGTAATCAAGCTaagtttaattgattttgcatgttgattgagagatcACCTCATCCATTGAGTGAGTTATACTGAGTTGAGAGACAGGTTGAGTACTCGTCAATGTTAAGGACGTTTTCCGAATTCATCGGATAAAAGTTGAAAGCTAGAACATGGTCAGataaaagaaaattttaatttGGTGATGTTCAATTTTTATTAAGCAACTTATTGTCTGTTGAAAAAATGTGTAGTTACAAAtgagttacttgaggacaagcaatgattcaagtttagggttgtgatgacagtccgtcattgcatatatttagttAGAGAATCGGAACAAAACAAGTGAAAGTCGAGCAAATATGAGAAGGAATGACCAAATAATAAGGGGAAAATAGACAAGATTGCAAATTGTGGATTTAGTGCAAATTTGAGTGAAAAATGAGCAAAAAAGAGTGAAGCTTCGGAAATAATCATATCCACTATGGCGCCGTATCGCGCGCATGATATGACATTAAAAGCTGCATCACACATGGTTCATTCTGACGCCTTTAAAAGGGGAAATTATGCACTTTCAAAAGGGTTATGAAATTTGGCAATGGGAGCACGCTTTTACAACATTAAATGGTGATTTTGAGAGCATTGAAGGTCAATCCTTCAAGGGAATTCatatgttatttttatttattcAATTGGTATTGTATTTTaactatgagtagctaaacttctctaggttaggttgtgtgaTGATGAACCTTATTCAATCTTGTTGGCATTATATGTTGGTTTGACTTTGTATGAATCCTTTGAATTATAATATTATTAAGTTATTTCTTAA is a window of Lathyrus oleraceus cultivar Zhongwan6 chromosome 6, CAAS_Psat_ZW6_1.0, whole genome shotgun sequence DNA encoding:
- the LOC127097587 gene encoding uncharacterized protein LOC127097587 — protein: MADRGEDEDLEMAIRMSMTPEPKRNKPRDEVAGVVSGFPEDSPESKTRRRELMAAAAEKRMATIVRVSPLSPAGNKGLKKGGEVARRVEELPLRDESLCKELSAEEANKLFVMVFGSEVSKDILAQWCNQGIRFSSDPETSMGLVQHEGGPCGVLATIQAFVLKYIIFFSNELSRVPQNRGLGVSSKSHSVPSYNISSLTEDVKVRALVRSMGEILFLCGSNKRAVIATLSIPGNDIQRFEGISEDEVVANSLKALSIESSLDLLKVLRVEIHTSEATALQRLEASIPLFQSRMGALLFLISALLSRGLDLVQSDRDDPSLPLVTAPFGHASQEIVNLLLCGQAVANVFDGRMDLGGGMFLKGISRNVEVGFLTLLESLNFCKVGQFLKTPKWPIWVVGSESHYTVLFALDPTVQNENELEGRETQIRKAFDAQDQSGGGGFISVEGFHQVVRETNIKLPQEKLDNLCSAGFIVWSEFWQVILDLDKSLGGLKDSSGLMGKKVFDLFHFNGIAKSDLNGSQVSFGGETPLQRPRLTKLSVSVPPRWTPEEFMADVQGPSVSGTSDSAGKDTEVSKPEPVQHAPLVDCVRTRWPRAVCNWSGDPPSIV